Below is a genomic region from Roseovarius arcticus.
AACATAATTCGAGAAGACGGGTGCGATTACGCCACCGTCATCGCTGCACAGTTTTTGCATCTCAAAGTACATTTCGCCCCGTTTGCCGGTATCCTGCTCTGATCGTGCCTGTTTGAGCAGATCATTGAAACGCGGATTTGCCCAATGCGTTTCGTTCAGGGACACACCCTCGGCATAGATCGATGAGAAAACCCAATCCTCGGTCACGCGACCACTCCAGTAAGAAGCGACGAAGGGTTTCTTGTCCCAGACATTTTCCCAGTAGCCATCATTCGGCTCGCGAATTACATCGATGTTGATGCCAGCCTTGGACGCGTGTTCCTTGTACAAGAGCGCGCCGTCAACGGCCCCGGAAAATGCGGCATCCGCCGCACTGAGGGGGACGGTCAACTCGGTCAGGCCGGCCTTTTTCAGGTGATATTTTGCCTTGTCCGGGTCATAGGGCCGCTGTGGCAACTCGGTCGCAAAATACTTGTTGGACCTCCCGATCGGGTGATCGTTGCCAACGTAGCCATGGCCGAACAGGAGTTTGTCCAATAGGTCCTGGCGGTCAATCCCGTATTTCAGCGCCAAACGCACATCGGGGTTGTCGAACGGCGGCGTGTCGCAGAACATCGAGTACACATAGTGCAGAGTACCTTGGGTTTCTTTCAGGTTGATGCCGGGCCGCTTGCCCAGAAGATGGGCGGTTTTCAGGTCAACCCGATCCATGGCGTCGATCTCACCGGACACCAGCGCGCTGGTACGGGCGTTGGTGTCGATGATGGATAGGATCTCGGCTTCATCGAAATGGCCGTGTCCTTCTTTCCAGTAGTTGGGATTTCGCACCATGGATGTGCTGATGCCGGGCTCGAAGTTCTTCAGCTTGTATGCCCCGGTACCATCGCCGGATCGCCAATCTACGACGCCGTCGCGGGCAGGCAGGATGGCAATGTGATAATCACTCAGCAGGTAGGGGAAATCGGCATTTCCATTGGAAAGCTTGATAGCAATCGTGCTCTTGCCGTCGGCCCGAATTTCTTCGATGGGGGCCAGAATGCTATACACCAGCGAGGTGGAGTTTTCGCCGAGGTGGTGTTGCAGGGACGCGATGACATCTTCTGCATCCATCGTCTTACCGCTGTGAAATTCGATGCCTTTTTTCAGCTCGAACGTCCATTCAGTCGCGTCAGCGGAACCTTCCCAGCTTTCGGCGAGCTCTGATACCAGCTGGTCCTCATTGTTGATCTCGGTTAGGCAGTTGCGCAGACCGAAGCCGACAATCTGCATGTAGGTGTCTTCGAATGTCGCCGGATCCAAAGTATTCGTTGTTGATCCAAGACCCAGACCAATGCGCATGCGCCCTCCTGTCTTTGGGGGCGCGGCCATCGCAGGGCTGTCAGCCAGCGAAATAGCGGCTGGCAGCGTTAGACCCATGGCAAGAGCCCTAGAAATGAATTCGCGACGTGAGAGCTCGCTTCGACCGGGTGAGCGTGTCAGTTTGTCAATGTTTTTCATTCGCATTCTCCTTTAATTCCAGACACACCTATTCGGCATGCTTGGGTGGATTTTGCACTCTGGAACCATATGAGAACGCAAAATGCTGGCAGCTGTCCTGCTACAAATGGGGCAATCGGCACTATTCAGAGTTTTTCCAACCAAGTTGGAGGCCGTTTTGCATGCCTTCCGCCAATACCCGTAATTGAGCGAAAATACCGTTTCCGGCGTTCTTCTATCAGGCCTCAATCGATCCATCCCGCGCTCTGAAGGATAAGCTCTAACTCGCTTGAAAGTTCCGCTTAAAGAAACTATCGTACCGCTCAGTGAAACT
It encodes:
- a CDS encoding ABC transporter substrate-binding protein; translation: MKNIDKLTRSPGRSELSRREFISRALAMGLTLPAAISLADSPAMAAPPKTGGRMRIGLGLGSTTNTLDPATFEDTYMQIVGFGLRNCLTEINNEDQLVSELAESWEGSADATEWTFELKKGIEFHSGKTMDAEDVIASLQHHLGENSTSLVYSILAPIEEIRADGKSTIAIKLSNGNADFPYLLSDYHIAILPARDGVVDWRSGDGTGAYKLKNFEPGISTSMVRNPNYWKEGHGHFDEAEILSIIDTNARTSALVSGEIDAMDRVDLKTAHLLGKRPGINLKETQGTLHYVYSMFCDTPPFDNPDVRLALKYGIDRQDLLDKLLFGHGYVGNDHPIGRSNKYFATELPQRPYDPDKAKYHLKKAGLTELTVPLSAADAAFSGAVDGALLYKEHASKAGINIDVIREPNDGYWENVWDKKPFVASYWSGRVTEDWVFSSIYAEGVSLNETHWANPRFNDLLKQARSEQDTGKRGEMYFEMQKLCSDDGGVIAPVFSNYVFATNDKVAHNRMSAAWDMDGIKCLERWWFA